Proteins encoded within one genomic window of Halobacteroides halobius DSM 5150:
- the cbiB gene encoding adenosylcobinamide-phosphate synthase CbiB, with protein sequence MNRYLLLLAIIVDLIIGDPRWYPHPVVIIGRGIERLEKFLRKLFSKQSERVAGIILSLIMIISTYLITQKLIDLAYYINYYLGLVSEVWILTTTIAIKGLAQAGKSIYQPLINDNLELARKRLDWIVGRDTDKLTVAEVTRGTIETVAENTSDGIIAPLFYGVVGGAPLAMAYKAINTLDSMLGYKNEEYQYFGWAAASIDDLANWIPARITGLLFVIAALFTGDSWKGAIDIMIRDANKHPSPNAGFPEAAVAGALGIQLGGVNYYQGRESFRAYLGDAKVEFQPQQIRQTIQLMYWDVGAFIVCYSFVLMIV encoded by the coding sequence ATGAATAGATATCTATTACTACTAGCAATAATAGTTGATTTAATAATTGGGGACCCGAGGTGGTATCCTCATCCAGTAGTAATCATTGGTAGAGGAATTGAAAGGTTAGAAAAGTTTTTAAGAAAACTATTTAGTAAGCAATCAGAAAGAGTAGCAGGAATTATATTATCTTTAATTATGATTATCAGTACTTATTTAATTACTCAAAAGTTGATTGATTTAGCTTACTATATTAATTATTACTTAGGATTGGTAAGTGAAGTTTGGATATTGACTACTACAATAGCAATTAAGGGGTTGGCCCAGGCTGGAAAATCAATCTATCAACCATTAATTAATGATAATTTAGAGTTAGCTAGAAAAAGATTAGATTGGATTGTAGGTCGAGATACAGATAAATTAACTGTAGCAGAAGTTACTAGAGGAACTATAGAAACGGTAGCTGAAAACACCAGTGATGGAATAATTGCTCCTCTCTTTTATGGGGTAGTTGGGGGAGCACCTTTAGCAATGGCTTATAAAGCAATTAACACTCTTGATTCTATGCTAGGCTATAAAAATGAAGAGTATCAATATTTTGGCTGGGCTGCAGCTAGCATTGATGATTTAGCTAACTGGATTCCGGCTCGAATAACAGGATTATTATTTGTGATAGCTGCTTTATTTACAGGTGATAGTTGGAAAGGTGCTATAGATATTATGATTAGAGATGCTAATAAGCATCCTAGCCCTAATGCTGGTTTTCCTGAAGCAGCAGTTGCTGGAGCTTTAGGTATTCAATTAGGAGGAGTCAATTATTATCAAGGAAGAGAGAGTTTTCGGGCTTATTTAGGTGATGCAAAGGTTGAATTTCAGCCGCAGCAGATTAGACAGACGATACAGCTAATGTACTGGGATGTTGGGGCTTTTATCGTATGTTACTCTTTTGTACTAATGATAGTTTAA
- a CDS encoding cobyric acid synthase, translating to MKKTIMFQGTASDVGKSTLTAAVSRILIQEGYHVAPFKSQNMALNSYVTKKGGEIGRAQAVQAEAAKVEATIDMNPILLKPKEDTTSQVIIHGQVKKNMTAKEYFSKQQVGLQAVKDSLARLKNEYQVVVLEGAGSPAEVNLRDYDMVNMKIAKLAQAPVILVADIDRGGVFASIIGTLELLNEAEQERIKGIIINKFRGAVKRLQSGIDYIEEETGIPILGIIPYISDYNLPEEDSIPSYKQGSKDYQLDIVVVKLPHISNFTDFDALAQEFETRVRYVDLKKELGSPDLIILPGSKNTIEDLEYLYQTGGAKRIIEQVEAGVPVVGICGGYQMLGNVIYDPSGIETDQGEIKGLGLLDIKTTLLTDKVTNQIAARVKEDSLFNSQQEVLTGYEIHVGETKLGPTANHLFEITERSRREVQILDGTYSRSGLVWGTYIHGLFDNDQFRRDFINQLRVKKGLSSIAKNTLSVKQEREKAYNQLADVVREHLDMELLYQVIDIN from the coding sequence GTGAAAAAGACAATAATGTTTCAGGGAACAGCTTCAGATGTAGGTAAAAGCACCTTGACAGCTGCTGTAAGTAGGATTTTAATTCAAGAAGGCTATCATGTAGCCCCTTTTAAGTCGCAAAATATGGCTTTGAATTCATATGTGACTAAAAAGGGAGGAGAAATTGGCCGAGCCCAAGCTGTCCAAGCTGAAGCTGCAAAAGTAGAAGCAACAATAGATATGAACCCAATTTTACTCAAGCCTAAAGAAGATACTACTTCCCAAGTAATTATTCATGGTCAGGTTAAGAAAAATATGACTGCTAAAGAGTATTTTAGTAAGCAACAAGTTGGTTTACAAGCAGTTAAAGATTCTTTAGCTAGATTAAAGAATGAGTACCAGGTAGTTGTTTTAGAAGGGGCGGGTAGTCCAGCTGAAGTGAATCTAAGGGATTATGATATGGTTAATATGAAGATAGCTAAGTTGGCCCAAGCACCTGTTATTCTGGTAGCTGATATTGATCGCGGAGGAGTTTTTGCTAGTATTATTGGGACTTTAGAACTGCTTAATGAAGCAGAGCAAGAACGAATTAAAGGGATTATTATTAATAAATTTCGTGGTGCTGTAAAACGGCTACAATCTGGTATAGATTATATTGAAGAAGAGACTGGGATTCCTATCTTAGGGATAATTCCTTATATAAGTGATTATAATCTTCCAGAAGAGGATTCAATACCAAGTTATAAGCAGGGAAGTAAAGATTATCAGTTAGATATTGTAGTAGTTAAGTTACCTCACATTTCTAACTTTACTGACTTTGATGCTTTAGCACAGGAGTTTGAGACTAGAGTAAGGTATGTGGATCTTAAAAAGGAATTAGGAAGTCCAGATTTAATCATTCTACCAGGGAGTAAGAATACAATTGAGGATTTAGAATACTTATATCAGACTGGTGGTGCAAAAAGAATTATTGAACAAGTAGAAGCTGGAGTACCAGTTGTAGGCATTTGTGGTGGCTATCAAATGTTAGGTAACGTTATTTATGATCCATCTGGAATAGAAACAGACCAAGGAGAGATTAAAGGGTTAGGTCTATTAGATATAAAGACTACTTTATTAACAGATAAGGTTACTAATCAGATAGCAGCTAGAGTTAAAGAGGATAGTTTATTTAATTCTCAGCAGGAAGTACTAACAGGTTATGAAATACATGTCGGAGAGACTAAACTAGGGCCAACTGCTAACCATCTCTTTGAGATTACAGAGCGTTCTAGAAGAGAAGTTCAAATTCTAGATGGGACATATAGTCGATCAGGTCTAGTCTGGGGGACATATATTCATGGTTTATTTGATAATGATCAATTTAGAAGAGATTTTATTAATCAGTTAAGAGTAAAGAAGGGATTATCTTCAATAGCTAAGAATACTCTTTCAGTCAAGCAGGAGAGAGAAAAAGCTTATAATCAATTAGCAGATGTGGTAAGAGAACATCTGGATATGGAGTTGTTGTATCAGGTTATAGATATTAATTGA
- a CDS encoding cobyric acid synthase has product MVQGIMIQGTASNVGKSILATALCRMLAQDGYQVAPFKSWNMALNSYVTPQGGEIGCAQAIQADAAGINPTVKMQPLLVKPKGKGQSQVIVRGEPYGDFGLERKSSKYINWALEIISDSLQDLAREYEVIVLEGAGSPAEINIKDQDLANMKVAKLNQTPVLLVADIDRGGALASVVGTLKLLEPEERELVQGIILNKFRGDFDLLKPGIEILEEKVGKPVVGVIPYLRDFRLPEEDNVSLASFTKQEAEVKIGIIKLPHISNFTDFDALALEPQVALKYLERNDQLSGFDTIIIPGTKNTTADLEYLKETGLAEKIIELAEKGVSIIGICGGYQMLGNKLLDSELTEGDKRVSRGLGLLDIETEFSPAKSTYQVSAEIKSKQNFFSNLVGQQVTGYEIHMGQTSLGDQVEPIFRINYRSDQQVEINDGACNKEGTIWGTYLHGLFANDQFRREFINNLRSQKGLAKLDEDYSSSSEELKKNYNRLAEVVRENLDLELFYEILEGGEIRMVRK; this is encoded by the coding sequence ATGGTGCAAGGAATTATGATTCAGGGTACAGCTTCTAATGTAGGAAAGAGTATATTAGCTACTGCTTTATGTCGCATGTTGGCCCAGGATGGCTATCAAGTAGCTCCCTTTAAGTCTTGGAATATGGCTTTAAATTCTTATGTTACACCTCAAGGAGGGGAAATTGGTTGTGCTCAAGCAATTCAAGCAGATGCAGCAGGAATAAATCCTACTGTTAAGATGCAACCACTATTAGTTAAACCTAAAGGAAAGGGCCAATCCCAAGTAATAGTTAGAGGAGAACCTTATGGTGACTTTGGATTAGAGAGAAAGAGTTCTAAGTATATTAACTGGGCGTTAGAAATAATATCTGATTCATTACAGGATTTGGCCCGAGAATATGAAGTGATTGTTTTAGAAGGAGCAGGGAGTCCAGCAGAAATAAATATTAAAGATCAAGATTTAGCTAATATGAAGGTAGCTAAATTAAATCAGACTCCTGTATTGTTAGTAGCGGATATTGACCGAGGAGGAGCATTAGCTTCAGTAGTTGGAACTTTAAAGTTATTAGAACCGGAAGAAAGAGAATTAGTACAAGGGATTATATTAAATAAATTTAGAGGTGATTTTGATTTATTAAAGCCAGGAATTGAGATACTAGAGGAAAAGGTAGGGAAACCGGTAGTAGGAGTCATACCTTATTTAAGAGATTTTAGATTACCTGAGGAAGATAATGTTTCCTTAGCTAGTTTTACTAAGCAGGAGGCTGAAGTTAAGATAGGAATTATTAAGTTACCTCATATTTCTAATTTTACTGATTTTGATGCTTTAGCTTTAGAACCACAGGTAGCACTTAAGTATCTAGAAAGAAATGACCAATTATCTGGTTTTGATACAATAATTATTCCTGGAACTAAGAATACAACTGCTGATTTAGAATATTTGAAAGAAACAGGTTTAGCTGAAAAAATAATTGAATTAGCAGAAAAAGGAGTATCAATTATTGGTATCTGTGGTGGTTATCAGATGTTGGGTAATAAGTTGTTAGATTCTGAATTGACTGAAGGAGATAAAAGAGTCAGTAGAGGACTAGGGTTATTAGATATAGAAACGGAGTTTAGTCCAGCTAAGTCAACTTATCAAGTCAGTGCTGAGATAAAAAGTAAGCAAAATTTCTTTTCTAATCTAGTGGGCCAACAAGTAACAGGCTATGAAATTCATATGGGCCAAACTAGTTTAGGAGATCAAGTAGAACCTATTTTTAGGATCAATTATCGGTCTGATCAGCAGGTAGAGATAAATGATGGAGCCTGTAATAAAGAAGGAACTATCTGGGGTACATACTTACATGGTTTATTTGCTAATGATCAATTTAGAAGAGAATTTATCAATAATTTACGGAGTCAAAAAGGATTAGCTAAATTAGATGAAGATTATTCTTCTAGTAGCGAAGAATTAAAAAAGAATTATAATCGATTAGCTGAAGTAGTGCGGGAAAATCTTGATCTAGAGTTATTTTATGAGATCTTAGAGGGTGGAGAGATTAGGATGGTGAGAAAGTGA
- the cobU gene encoding bifunctional adenosylcobinamide kinase/adenosylcobinamide-phosphate guanylyltransferase, which translates to MSRLILVLGGARSGKSSFAEEIVTNLGGLEVTYIATSQPRDKEMKERIKQHQASRPQEWTTIEESREVSQILSEIKKGSVVLVDCLTVLISNLLLQNEELNEDEYDFNEQMKEEEIISEIEKIITKIKEKDLTVVLVSNEVGQGLVPPYKLGRVYRDIAGRVNQLVANEADEVYITYAGLPVEIKELAERTKFN; encoded by the coding sequence ATGAGTAGGTTAATTCTAGTGTTAGGCGGTGCAAGAAGTGGTAAAAGTAGTTTTGCCGAAGAAATTGTTACAAATTTAGGAGGTTTAGAAGTTACATATATTGCAACTTCTCAGCCTAGAGATAAAGAGATGAAAGAAAGAATAAAACAACACCAAGCATCTCGTCCTCAAGAGTGGACTACCATTGAGGAAAGTAGAGAAGTTAGTCAGATTTTAAGTGAAATAAAGAAAGGTTCGGTTGTTTTGGTAGATTGTTTAACAGTATTAATTTCAAATCTGCTATTACAGAATGAAGAGTTAAATGAAGATGAATATGATTTTAATGAGCAAATGAAAGAAGAAGAAATAATAAGTGAAATAGAAAAAATAATTACTAAAATTAAAGAAAAAGATTTAACTGTAGTGCTGGTTTCTAATGAAGTGGGCCAAGGTTTAGTACCTCCTTATAAATTGGGTAGAGTTTATCGAGATATTGCAGGAAGAGTTAATCAGTTAGTAGCGAATGAGGCCGATGAGGTTTATATAACTTATGCTGGTTTACCTGTTGAGATTAAAGAGTTGGCAGAGCGGACGAAATTCAATTAA
- the cobT gene encoding nicotinate-nucleotide--dimethylbenzimidazole phosphoribosyltransferase: MGLLEETVAKIEKLDQEKMNQAQERLDSLTKPPGSLGKLEEIAVKLAGITGELFPKVDHKAHIVMAADHGVVAEGVSAFPQEVTTQMVYNFLNGGAAVNVLAKQMAAEVTIVDIGVVNELEAENLVIKKVKAGTDNLAQGSAMSRQEARAALEVGIEVGKDLISQGANLIGTGEMGIGNTTASSAILATITDLSLDEIVGYGTGIDEAGLKKKKQVITQSLAVNQPQVDDGIDILAKVGGLEIAGMAGVMLVAAANRVPVIVDGLISGAAALIAKKLKPQVTGYLISSHKSVEPGHIKIYDLLGLKPLLDLDMRLGEGTGAVLSMNLVEAATKIISDMATFEEAQIIIE, from the coding sequence ATGGGTTTATTAGAAGAGACAGTTGCCAAGATTGAAAAGTTAGATCAAGAAAAGATGAATCAGGCCCAAGAAAGGTTAGATAGTTTAACTAAGCCACCAGGAAGTTTAGGGAAATTAGAAGAAATTGCAGTTAAATTAGCTGGAATAACTGGAGAATTATTTCCTAAGGTTGACCATAAAGCTCATATTGTAATGGCTGCTGACCATGGAGTAGTAGCTGAAGGGGTAAGTGCTTTTCCACAAGAAGTAACTACTCAGATGGTTTATAATTTTTTAAATGGAGGAGCTGCTGTTAATGTGTTAGCTAAACAGATGGCAGCTGAAGTAACAATAGTAGATATAGGAGTTGTTAATGAATTAGAAGCTGAAAATCTGGTTATTAAGAAAGTAAAGGCAGGAACTGATAATTTAGCTCAAGGTTCTGCTATGTCTCGTCAGGAAGCTAGGGCTGCTTTAGAAGTAGGAATTGAAGTCGGTAAAGACCTAATCTCTCAAGGAGCTAATTTAATTGGAACAGGTGAGATGGGAATTGGAAATACTACCGCTAGTAGTGCTATTTTGGCTACTATTACTGATTTATCATTAGATGAGATAGTTGGTTATGGAACAGGAATTGATGAGGCAGGATTAAAAAAGAAGAAGCAAGTAATTACTCAATCTTTAGCAGTAAATCAGCCCCAAGTTGATGATGGCATTGATATCTTAGCTAAAGTAGGTGGCTTAGAGATAGCAGGTATGGCTGGAGTTATGTTAGTAGCAGCTGCTAATCGCGTACCAGTTATAGTAGATGGTTTAATTTCAGGAGCTGCTGCTTTGATCGCTAAGAAACTAAAGCCACAGGTTACAGGTTACTTGATTTCATCTCATAAATCAGTAGAACCAGGCCATATTAAAATCTATGATCTATTAGGTTTAAAACCATTATTGGATTTAGATATGAGGTTAGGTGAAGGAACAGGAGCAGTTTTAAGTATGAATCTAGTAGAAGCTGCAACTAAGATTATTAGTGATATGGCTACCTTTGAAGAGGCGCAGATAATAATAGAATAG
- a CDS encoding heme ABC transporter ATP-binding protein produces the protein MIVSKLEVDQLSYSYDNLEVLQNISFAIKEGEFIGLIGPNGSGKSTLLKNINNIFQPKSGTIYLDNFDLQRFKKKEIAKKLAVVPQNTSVNFDFTVRELVMMGRNPYLSRFISETAEDVKIVKQALELTNTLELANRSINQLSGGERQRVILARSLAQQPEILLLDEPTSNLDINYQLEIMNLLTRLNCNHKLTILIVLHDLNLAAKYCDKLLLLKQGQIYDFGRPEKVITSQNIKEVYGAEVLVKKDYDTNKPYIIL, from the coding sequence ATGATTGTTAGCAAACTTGAAGTTGATCAATTAAGTTATAGCTATGATAACTTAGAAGTTTTACAAAATATTAGTTTTGCTATTAAAGAAGGAGAGTTTATAGGTTTAATTGGTCCAAATGGCTCTGGAAAATCTACTTTACTTAAGAATATAAATAATATTTTTCAGCCTAAATCGGGAACAATTTATTTAGATAATTTTGATCTGCAGAGATTTAAGAAGAAAGAAATAGCTAAAAAGTTAGCTGTTGTACCTCAAAATACTAGTGTTAACTTTGATTTTACGGTTAGGGAGTTAGTGATGATGGGCAGAAACCCTTACCTTAGTAGATTTATTAGTGAAACAGCAGAAGATGTAAAGATTGTTAAGCAAGCGCTAGAGTTGACTAATACTTTAGAATTAGCTAATAGATCTATCAACCAACTTAGTGGAGGAGAAAGACAAAGGGTTATTTTAGCTAGAAGCTTGGCCCAACAGCCAGAAATATTATTATTAGATGAACCGACCTCTAATTTAGATATTAATTACCAGTTAGAAATAATGAATTTATTAACAAGACTTAATTGTAATCATAAATTAACTATTTTAATAGTACTACATGATTTAAATTTAGCTGCTAAGTATTGTGATAAATTACTACTGCTTAAGCAAGGCCAAATTTATGATTTTGGTAGACCAGAAAAAGTAATTACTTCCCAAAATATAAAGGAAGTTTATGGGGCAGAGGTGCTAGTCAAAAAAGATTACGACACCAACAAACCATATATAATTCTTTAA
- a CDS encoding FecCD family ABC transporter permease, with translation MKTKKTKWRGIIVGLIIFLILTVIVATSLGAVKIPFLKVIQILFKLGEKLGVSQTIIWKIRLPRVLLAGLVGLALATSGTVFQALLKNPMADPYVIGISSGASLGATLGMLWDFQFSLLGLNSIPIFAFSGALVTTFIVYNLAKVGHKISVSTLLLAGVAVGSFLSAIVSLLMVFNNQSMQRIVFWMMGSLAVADWAKVEMIWIYIIIGYFSIHVFARDLNIMLLGAEAAQGLGVEAEQIKKILLIVGSLLAGVAVAGSGVIGFVGLIIPHLVRLLVGPDHRILIPSSALVGAIFLILTDTLARTVIAPTEIPVGIITSLFGGPFFLYLLSKKKTTGF, from the coding sequence ATGAAGACTAAAAAAACAAAATGGCGAGGCATTATTGTAGGATTAATTATATTCTTGATTTTAACAGTTATAGTAGCGACTAGCTTAGGAGCAGTAAAGATCCCTTTTTTAAAAGTAATACAGATTTTATTTAAATTAGGGGAAAAGCTGGGGGTCAGTCAGACTATTATTTGGAAGATTAGATTACCTAGGGTATTATTAGCTGGTTTAGTAGGATTAGCTTTAGCAACTTCAGGCACAGTTTTTCAGGCTTTACTAAAGAATCCGATGGCTGACCCTTATGTAATCGGGATTTCTTCGGGAGCATCTTTAGGAGCAACTTTAGGGATGTTGTGGGATTTTCAATTTAGTCTATTAGGCTTAAATAGTATTCCTATATTTGCTTTTAGTGGCGCCTTAGTAACTACTTTTATTGTTTATAATCTAGCTAAAGTGGGGCACAAGATTTCAGTAAGCACTTTATTGCTGGCAGGAGTAGCAGTTGGTTCATTTCTGTCGGCTATTGTTTCTTTATTGATGGTCTTTAACAATCAAAGTATGCAACGAATTGTATTTTGGATGATGGGTAGTTTAGCTGTAGCTGATTGGGCTAAGGTAGAAATGATCTGGATTTATATTATAATTGGTTATTTTTCAATTCATGTTTTTGCTAGAGATTTGAATATTATGTTATTAGGGGCAGAAGCAGCCCAGGGCTTAGGGGTTGAAGCAGAACAAATAAAGAAGATTTTATTAATAGTTGGTTCCTTATTGGCTGGGGTAGCAGTAGCAGGAAGTGGAGTAATTGGTTTTGTAGGCTTAATCATTCCCCATTTAGTGAGATTATTAGTTGGCCCAGATCATAGAATTTTAATTCCTAGCTCAGCTTTGGTAGGTGCAATCTTTTTAATTTTAACTGATACATTGGCCCGGACAGTAATTGCTCCAACTGAAATTCCTGTAGGGATTATAACCTCTTTATTTGGAGGCCCTTTCTTTCTTTATTTGTTAAGTAAGAAAAAGACTACAGGATTTTAA
- a CDS encoding ABC transporter substrate-binding protein, translated as MKLKKNLVYLLVLISLLVGGSIVQATDYPITVTDDLKEKVTIDEQPKRIISLAPSNTEILFALGLEDKVVGVTKHADYPQAATKKKQVSSKNLETIIQLKPDLVLAAGITSKEMVKRLRQLGIKVIGLNPKTIKEIIASISLVGKITGQQKKARKLTTRMQDKINKITETIKEHVSQKQRPEVFYEVWKQPLYTAGPNTFIDNLISLAGGVNIAHDAQSAWPQYSFEVLLAKNPDVYLASKHSWKGTVTKRTIMNRDEFASIKAIREGRVHILNPDIVNRPGPRIVIALEKIAKVLHPKLFSVTSDE; from the coding sequence ATGAAATTAAAGAAGAATCTAGTTTATTTATTAGTATTAATTAGCTTATTAGTTGGAGGAAGTATTGTTCAAGCAACAGATTATCCTATAACAGTTACGGATGATTTAAAAGAAAAGGTCACTATTGATGAACAACCTAAGCGGATTATTTCTTTAGCTCCTAGTAATACTGAGATTTTATTTGCTTTAGGGTTAGAGGATAAAGTAGTAGGGGTAACAAAACATGCTGACTATCCTCAAGCAGCAACTAAGAAGAAACAGGTTAGTAGTAAGAATCTAGAAACGATAATTCAATTAAAACCTGATTTAGTTTTGGCAGCAGGAATTACATCTAAAGAAATGGTGAAGAGATTAAGACAATTAGGGATTAAAGTTATTGGTCTAAACCCTAAAACTATAAAAGAAATTATAGCTAGTATTTCTTTAGTGGGTAAAATAACGGGCCAACAAAAAAAAGCTCGTAAGTTAACAACTAGAATGCAAGATAAAATAAATAAGATTACTGAAACTATCAAGGAGCATGTCAGTCAAAAGCAGCGCCCAGAAGTTTTTTATGAGGTCTGGAAGCAACCATTATATACAGCAGGCCCTAATACGTTTATTGATAATCTAATTTCTTTAGCTGGTGGAGTAAATATTGCCCATGATGCTCAAAGTGCTTGGCCCCAGTATAGTTTTGAAGTTTTATTAGCTAAAAATCCTGATGTTTACTTAGCTTCTAAACATAGTTGGAAGGGTACAGTAACTAAAAGAACTATTATGAATAGAGATGAATTTGCTTCAATTAAGGCCATCAGAGAAGGTAGGGTTCATATTTTGAATCCTGATATTGTTAATCGGCCTGGGCCAAGAATTGTTATTGCTTTAGAAAAAATAGCTAAAGTTCTTCATCCTAAGTTATTTTCAGTGACAAGTGATGAGTAA
- a CDS encoding ABC transporter ATP-binding protein, whose translation MEWKKFKPLFRFIKPYWVVLLLAIFCLILFTAMNLAAPWLIRNLINTIIKGAGAGIDFGKINTLAISIVVIYLFRALAQFGRNYVAHYAAWEILEDIRQYLYDHLQELSLKFFQDKQTGELMSRVVNDTRNFERLIAHAIPTIISNVGILVGISAILFSMNVKLTLLTLIPIPFLIWAVLKFSMVSRPLFKKAQEEVADVNAILQDNISGIKEIKAFTQEDYESKQAGKRITAYTKAILKALKVSAIYQPGIQFISGMGTVIVIFFGGRLALAGELSMADLVAFLLYLRMFYQPITQLGRINEGLQQALASAERVIEVLNVEPQITNHPDATAVNNINGEIVFDKVNFRYEEDEPVLEDISFEVESGKKVALVGPTGVGKTTIIRLIPRFYEPQSGKILIDDKDIQDITLHNLRENISMVLQDVFLFNGTIKENIIYGSPYASDKEVIEAAKTANAHEFIQELSNDYETKVGERGVKLSGGQKQRISIARAVLKDAPILILDEATSAVDVETENLIQDALDKLMEDRTTIVVAHRLSTIQDSDKILVLERGSIVERGTHEELIDAGGVYSKLCKTQTTADLLAI comes from the coding sequence ATGGAGTGGAAGAAATTCAAACCGTTATTTCGCTTTATCAAACCATATTGGGTAGTTTTGTTATTAGCTATCTTTTGTTTGATTTTGTTTACAGCTATGAATTTAGCTGCTCCGTGGTTGATTAGAAACCTGATAAATACCATAATTAAAGGAGCTGGGGCAGGAATTGATTTTGGAAAGATAAATACTTTGGCTATCTCTATAGTAGTCATATATTTGTTTCGGGCGTTGGCCCAGTTTGGTCGTAATTATGTAGCTCATTATGCTGCTTGGGAGATATTAGAAGATATTCGTCAGTATCTTTATGATCATTTACAAGAATTATCTCTTAAATTCTTTCAAGATAAACAGACAGGAGAGTTAATGTCTCGGGTAGTAAATGATACTCGTAATTTTGAAAGATTGATTGCGCATGCGATACCAACTATCATTAGTAATGTAGGTATTTTGGTGGGAATTTCAGCTATATTATTCTCTATGAATGTAAAATTGACTCTGTTAACTTTAATTCCAATACCTTTTTTAATCTGGGCTGTCTTAAAGTTTAGTATGGTTTCTCGCCCTTTATTTAAGAAGGCACAAGAGGAGGTAGCTGATGTAAATGCTATCCTGCAAGATAATATTTCAGGAATCAAAGAAATAAAAGCTTTTACTCAAGAGGATTACGAAAGTAAACAGGCAGGGAAGCGAATTACTGCTTATACTAAAGCTATTTTAAAAGCACTTAAGGTAAGTGCTATCTATCAACCAGGTATTCAGTTTATATCTGGGATGGGAACTGTAATTGTTATCTTCTTTGGGGGGAGGTTAGCCCTAGCTGGAGAACTTTCTATGGCTGACCTAGTTGCTTTCTTACTTTATTTACGGATGTTTTATCAGCCTATTACTCAGTTAGGAAGAATAAATGAAGGATTACAGCAAGCTCTTGCTAGCGCAGAAAGAGTGATTGAAGTTCTAAATGTTGAACCTCAGATTACTAATCATCCAGATGCAACTGCTGTGAATAATATTAACGGAGAGATTGTTTTTGACAAGGTTAACTTTCGCTATGAAGAAGACGAGCCTGTCTTAGAAGATATTTCTTTTGAGGTTGAATCTGGGAAAAAGGTAGCCTTAGTTGGCCCGACTGGAGTTGGTAAGACTACAATTATTCGTTTGATCCCTCGTTTTTATGAACCTCAATCAGGGAAAATATTAATTGATGACAAGGATATTCAAGATATAACACTTCATAATTTAAGAGAAAATATTAGTATGGTTTTGCAGGATGTATTTTTATTTAATGGGACTATCAAAGAGAATATTATATATGGTAGCCCTTATGCTTCTGATAAAGAGGTAATAGAAGCCGCTAAAACAGCTAATGCTCACGAATTTATACAAGAACTTTCGAATGACTATGAAACTAAAGTTGGAGAAAGAGGAGTTAAATTATCCGGAGGACAAAAACAGCGTATTTCTATAGCGCGAGCTGTACTTAAGGATGCTCCTATTCTTATATTAGATGAAGCTACTTCAGCAGTTGATGTTGAAACAGAAAATTTAATTCAGGATGCTTTAGATAAGTTGATGGAAGATCGTACTACCATAGTAGTTGCTCATCGTCTTTCTACTATTCAAGATTCAGACAAGATTTTAGTTTTAGAAAGAGGTTCTATTGTAGAAAGAGGGACTCATGAAGAATTGATTGATGCTGGGGGAGTATACTCTAAATTATGTAAAACGCAGACAACAGCTGATCTTTTGGCAATTTAA